One segment of Triticum aestivum cultivar Chinese Spring chromosome 2A, IWGSC CS RefSeq v2.1, whole genome shotgun sequence DNA contains the following:
- the LOC123185935 gene encoding coniferyl alcohol acyltransferase, with amino-acid sequence MVKETTEAHGGEVTIMSATTVEPALPLQQHRLPLSNLDLLLPPIDVGVFFCYLHPAPTAAALKEALAKVLVAYYPLAGEVVANGDGEPELLCNCRGVDFTEASAGDTELRELRLGIVDEGVDKLVPSKKAGVISVQVTKFKCGGAVVGCTFDHRVCDAYSFNMFLVAWAATSRGGSVPPAPTFRRSLVSPRDPSPRTYATNALIDRLFSPLSSASPPPPATVAATAVNRIYRIAAADVAALQVTAGPGRTKLEAFTAHLWQLCSMSGSAHQRLCCMGMVVDGRARMSPDGAMKAYFGNVLTITYGVNSIDDLRRRMALADVADDVHRWVREAATDEHFRGLIDWVEALRPKPAAARAYLGGTGGTKATACIVSSGMGFPVREINFGTGLPAFASYHFPWPAGAAYVMPMPSARDDGEWVVYVHAAPELVKVMEEEPTVFKVLENSYVFG; translated from the exons ATGGTGAAGGAAACCACCGAAGCGCACGGCGGCGAGGTGACCATCATGTCTGCGACGACGGTGGAGCCGGCGCTGCCGCTGCAGCAGCACCGTCTGCCGCTGTCTAACCTGGACCTCCTCCTGCCGCCCATCGACGTCGGCGTCTTCTTCTGCTACCTCCACCCGGCGCCCACCGCGGCCGCCCTCAAGGAGGCGCTCGCCAAGGTGCTGGTGGCGTACTACCCGCTCGCGGGAGAGGTTGTGGCCAACGGTGACGGCGAGCCGGAGCTGCTGTGCAACTGCCGCGgcgtcgacttcaccgaggctagCGCCGGCGACACCGAGCTGCGGGAGCTTCGGCTGGGCATTGTGGACGAGGGCGTCGACAAGCTTGTTCCCTCCAAGAAGGCCGGCGTCATATCTGTTCAG GTCACAAAGTTTAAGTGCGGCGGCGCCGTCGTCGGCTGCACTTTCGACCACCGGGTCTGCGACGCCTACTCCTTCAACATGTTCCTCGTCGCATGGGCGGCCACGTCCCGTGGTGGCTCCGTACCACCGGCACCGACCTTCCGCCGCTCCCTAGTGTCCCCGCGCGACCCATCGCCGCGTACGTATGCCACCAACGCCCTGATCGACCGCCTTTTCTCCCCTCTTAGCTCAGCGTCGCCACCCCCTCCGGCCACCGTTGCCGCCACCGCTGTCAACCGCATCTACCGTATAGCCGCTGCCGACGTCGCGGCGCTGCAGGTCACGGCCGGGCCAGGACGCACGAAGCTTGAGGCATTCACGGCTCACCTGTGGCAACTCTGCTCTATGTCGGGCTCAGCACATCAGCGTCTGTGCTGCATGGGCATGGTCGTGGACGGGCGCGCCCGCATGTCACCGGACGGCGCCATGAAGGCCTACTTCGGTAACGTGCTGACCATAACTTACGGTGTCAACAGCATCGACGACCTTCGTCGTCGCATGGCGCTCGCCGACGTGGCGGACGACGTGCACCGGTGGGTGCGTGAGGCCGCGACGGACGAGCACTTCCGGGGCTTGATCGACTGGGTGGAGGCGCTGCGGCCCAAACCGGCCGCGGCCAGGGCGTACCTGGGCGGCACCGGCGGCACCAAGGCGACGGCGTGCATCGTGTCGTCGGGCATGGGTTTTCCGGTCCGGGAGATCAACTTTGGGACGGGCCTGCCGGCGTTCGCTTCGTACCACTTCCCGTGGCCCGCCGGCGCGGCATACGTGATGCCGATGCCGAGTGCGCGCGACGACGGGGAATGGGTGGTGTACGTGCATGCAGCGCCGGAGCTGGTGAAGGTGATGGAGGAGGAGCCGACTGTTTTCAAAGTTCTCGAGAACAGCTACGTGTTCGGATGA
- the LOC123185937 gene encoding coniferyl alcohol acyltransferase: MVHYDESEATAKCHGGDEVAVTFTSTVVPALPLQEHRLPLSNLDLILPPIDVSVFFCYAAGDDYAAAGTGSHPAPTLKAALAKVLVAYYPLAGEVVANAAGEPELLCSGRGVDFAEAAADGVELRELRLGLPDESVEGLVPKKKSGVMSVQVTKFKCGGAVVGCTFDHRVCDAYSFNMFLVAWAAAARGTSIPLPPSFNRSFLAPSSPPPSCTAGTLADRLFLPVSLVPPPPATAAPPTAFNRIYHVAAADVAALQASAGPGRTKLEAFTAHLWQLYSRAATPRQDSCCMGVVVDGRGRLCPDGAMRPYFGNVLTIPYGAFGAADLRDMALADVAEDVHRWVAEAATGEHFQGLVDWVEAQRPEPTVARAYIGGGDDDGGEGETASCVVSSGLRLPFGEVDFGWGRPAFASYHFPWPGGAGYVMPMPSARGGGDWVVYVHAAPEVVKVMEEEPTVFRAPVSSDIFG, translated from the exons ATGGTGCACTACGATGAGAGTGAGGCCACCGCCAAatgccacggcggcgacgaggtggcCGTGACGTTCACGTCCACCGTGGTGCCGGCGCTGCCGCTGCAGGAGCACCGCCTGCCGCTCTCCAACCTCGACCTCATCCTGCCCCCCATCGACGTCAGCGTCTTCTTCTGCTACGCCGCCGGCGACGACTACGCCGCAGCTGGTACAGGTAGCCACCCCGCGCCGACCCTGAAGGCGGCGCTGGCCAAGGTGCTGGTGGCGTACTACCCGCTCGCCGGCGAGGTCGTGGCCAACGCCGCGGGGGAGCCGGAGCTGCTGTGCAGCGGCCGCGGCGTCGACTTCGCCGAGGCGGCCGCGGACGGCGTCGAGCTGCGGGAGCTGCGGCTCGGCCTGCCGGACGAGAGCGTCGAGGGGCTGGTGCCCAAGAAGAAGTCCGGGGTCATGAGCGTGCAG GTGACCAAGTTTAAGTGCGGCGGCGCCGTCGTCGGCTGCACGTTCGACCACCGTGTCTGCGACGCCTACTCCTTCAACATGTTCCTCGTCGCGTGGGCCGCCGCGGCCCGGGGCACGTCCATCCCGCTGCCCCCGTCCTTCAACCGTTCATTCCTCGCGCCGAGCAGCCCGCCTCCGTCGTGCACCGCCGGCACCCTCGCCGACCGCCTCTTCCTCCCCGTCAGCCTCGTGCCACCGCCGCCAGCCACAGCGGCACCACCCACAGCTTTCAACCGCATCTACCACGTGGCCGCCGCCGATGTCGCCGCGCTGCAGGCCTCGGCGGGACCCGGGCGCACGAAGCTGGAGGCGTTCACGGCCCACCTGTGGCAGCTCTACTCCAGGGCGGCGACGCCGCGGCAGGACTCGTGCTGCATGGGCGTCGTTGTCGACGGGCGCGGCCGCTTGTGCCCCGACGGCGCCATGAGGCCCTACTTCGGCAACGTGCTGACCATCCCCTACGGCGCGTTCGGCGCCGCCGACCTGCGCGACATGGCGCTCGCGGACGTGGCGGAGGACGTGCACCGATgggtggcggaggcggcgacggGCGAGCATTTCCAGGGGCTGGTCGACTGGGTGGAGGCGCAGCGACCCGAGCCCACGGTGGCGAGGGCTTAcataggcggcggcgacgacgacggcggcgaggggGAGACGGCCTCGTGCGTGGTGTCGTCGGGACTGAGGCTCCCGTTCGGCGAGGTGGACTTCGGGTGGGGCCGTCCGGCGTTCGCGTCGTACCACTTCCCGTGGCCCGGCGGCGCCGGGTACGTGATGCCGATGCCGAGCGCGCGCGGGGGCGGGGACTGGGTGGTGTACGTCCACGCGGCGCCGGAGGTGGTGAAGGTGATGGAGGAGGAGCCGACGGTGTTCAGAGCCCCGGTGAGCAGCGACATATTCGGGTGA